A single Triticum dicoccoides isolate Atlit2015 ecotype Zavitan chromosome 2A, WEW_v2.0, whole genome shotgun sequence DNA region contains:
- the LOC119358888 gene encoding uncharacterized protein LOC119358888 yields the protein MTGGDGAAAATAGMENTRNEPARKGPKLRRPNDPPARYGPLEEELTVEINYSGFLCGFGAAKSYVDGKQARFDGCEADTWSPLWLTDFMEQLGYRDRDKYTLYWLLPGMDLGSGLRIIDRDVDTMHMIVVVPKFQYFQIFVDHKDMDFDDVVVIDDVVIGGAPSSRKYEQQVVASLQLGSNNIAMGMS from the exons ATGACCGGAGGCGATGGAGCAGCTGCAGCCACGGCTGGCATGGAGAACACGAGGAACGAGCCCGCTCGCAAGGGGCCgaagctccggcgaccaaacgatcCTCCTGCCCGCTATG GTCCGCTTGAGGAGGAACTCACAGTAGAAATCAATTATAGCGGTTTTTTGTGTGGATTTGGGGCCGCGAAGAGCTATGTTGATGGCAAGCAAGCAAGATTTGATGGCTGTGAAGCAGATACTTGGTCACCTCTGTGGCTGACAGATTTCATGGAGCAGCTAGGTTATCGTGATCGGGATAAGTATACTTTGTACTGGCTTCTCCCTGGAATGGATCTTGGATCAGGACTCCGCATTATAGACCGAGATGTTGACACAATgcatatgattgttgttgttcctaAATTTCAATACTTTCAGATTTTTGTGGACCACAAAGATATGGATTTTGATGATGTTGTTGTAATTGATGATGTCGTGATTGGTGGCGCTCCTAGTTCAAGGAAGTACGAGCAGCAAGTAGTGGCAAGTCTCCAGCTAGGCAGCAACAACATAGCAATGGGCATGAGCTGA